The following proteins come from a genomic window of Saccharomyces mikatae IFO 1815 strain IFO1815 genome assembly, chromosome: 7:
- the ERP6 gene encoding Erp6p (similar to Saccharomyces cerevisiae ERP1 (YAR002C-A) and ERP6 (YGL002W); ancestral locus Anc_4.124), which yields MLFHLIFLAFIFLPFRVSAFYFYGYGGDRKCFLKELSKDTLLKVSYNLGVYDGKLIDYALPSSNDYGIVIDVEEVFDNNHRVVHQQNSPSGNFEFLALESGEYKICFQSQVKNWVGKTKTKLEVEFEIGLGEMLKLKEKDALKSLHGRIGILTSKIMEIRREQQLVREREESFRDISESVNSRAMWWIVIQVILLILICVWQMKSLRSFFYKQKIL from the coding sequence ATGTTATTTCACCTCATTTTTCTGGcgttcatttttttgccaTTCAGAGTTTCTGCGTTTTACTTTTATGGTTATGGTGGGGACCGAAAGTGCTTCCTTAAAGAACTATCTAAAGACACCCTTCTAAAAGTTTCTTACAATTTGGGAGTTTACGATGGGAAGTTGATAGATTATGCGCTTCCCAGCAGTAATGATTACGGCATAGTTATAGATGTGGAAGAAGTCTTTGATAATAACCATAGAGTGGTCCACCAACAGAATTCTCCTTCTGGAAACTTTGAATTTCTAGCTTTAGAGTCTGGGGAATATAAGATTTGTTTTCAATCTCAGGTAAAGAATTGGGTAGGTAAAACTAAAACAAAACTGGaagttgaatttgaaatcgGTTTAGGAGAGATGCTGaagttgaaagaaaaagatgcTTTGAAAAGCTTACACGGGAGAATCGGTATACTGACTTCTAAAATTATGGAAATTAGAAGAGAGCAACAACTGGTGAGGGAACGTGAAGAATCTTTTAGAGATATATCTGAATCTGTAAACTCTCGTGCAATGTGGTGGATAGTAATTCAAGTCATTCTTCTCATTTTGATTTGCGTATGGCAAATGAAAAGCTTACGTTCGTTTTTTTACAAGCAAAAAATCTTATGA
- the ERG26 gene encoding sterol-4-alpha-carboxylate 3-dehydrogenase (decarboxylating) (similar to Saccharomyces cerevisiae ERG26 (YGL001C); ancestral locus Anc_4.126), whose translation MSNIDSVLIIGGSGFLGLHLIQQFFNINPKPDIHIFDVRDLPEKLSKQFTFNVDDIKFHKGDLTSPKDMEDAINKSKANVVVHCASPMHGQNPDIYDIVNVKGTRNVIDMCKKCGVNILVYTSSAGVIFNGQDVHNADETWPIPEVPMDAYNETKAIAENMVLKANDPESGFYTVALRPAGIFGPGDRQLVPGLRQVAKLGQSKFQIGDNNNLFDWTYAGNVADAHVLAAQKLLDPKTRTAVSGETFFITNDTPTYFWALARTVWKADGHIDNRVIVLKRPVAIVAGYLSEWVSKMLGKEPGLTPFRVKIVCAYRYHNIAKAKKLLGYTPRVGIEEGINKTLAWMDEGL comes from the coding sequence ATGTCCAACATAGACTCAGTTTTGATTATTGGTGGCTCTGGTTTTCTTGGGTTGCACTTAATTcagcaatttttcaacatcaaTCCCAAACCAGACATCcatatttttgatgttAGAGACCTTCCTGAGAAACTTTCGAAACAGTTTACTTTTAATGTGGATGATATAAAATTCCACAAGGGGGATTTGACATCCCCAAAAGATATGGAAGACGCTATCAACAAAAGTAAAGCAAACGTTGTTGTTCATTGTGCTTCTCCAATGCATGGCCAAAACCCAGATATTTATGATATAGTAAACGTTAAGGGAACCCGTAACGTGATAGATATGTGCAAGAAATGTGGTGTTAATATACTTGTATATACTTCTTCTGCAGGTGTTATCTTCAACGGGCAAGATGTGCATAATGCAGACGAAACCTGGCCTATCCCAGAAGTTCCTATGGACGCGTATAACGAGACCAAAGCTATTGCAGAAAACATGGTTTTGAAAGCAAATGATCCAGAGAGTGGTTTTTATACTGTTGCTCTTCGTCCAGCTGGTATTTTTGGTCCAGGAGATAGGCAATTGGTGCCCGGTCTTAGACAAGTTGCAAAATTAGGACAATCAAAGTTCCAAATTggtgataataataacttGTTTGATTGGACATATGCTGGTAATGTTGCCGATGCTCATGTCTTAGCTGCACAAAAACTTCTCGATCCAAAGACAAGAACAGCAGTCTCCGGTGaaactttcttcattaccAATGATACCCCCACTTATTTTTGGGCTTTGGCTCGTACTGTATGGAAAGCAGATGGTCATATCGATAACCGCGTtattgttttgaaaaggcCGGTTGCAATTGTTGCCGGTTACCTTTCAGAATGGGTGTCTAAAATGCTAGGCAAAGAACCAGGGTTGACCCCATTTAGAGTCAAGATTGTGTGTGCATACCGTTATCATAATATTGCTAAAGCCAAGAAGTTGCTAGGTTATACACCAAGAGTCGGTATCGAGGAAGGTATCAATAAAACTTTAGCTTGGATGGATGAAGGTTTGTAA
- the EFM5 gene encoding protein-lysine N-methyltransferase (similar to Saccharomyces cerevisiae YGR001C; ancestral locus Anc_4.127), whose protein sequence is MSGSDSDSDYELTLSANALAALEEFKKEEQQHQEVFQKLYDQTDEDFQKKKKEEGMKLFKEDWQLSQFWYSDETAAVLGDALLEGADENTIIAIVSAPSVYAAIQKKPISEIPTEHIYLFEFDKRFELLAGKDHFFFYDYNKPLEFSDEIRGKVDRLLIDPPFLNEDCQTKSSVTAKSLLAPNDNSETKYGVLKHRLISCTGERMSEVISNVYSDTRITTFLPEHSNGLSNEFRCYANFECHSWKFAP, encoded by the exons ATGTCTGGCTCTGACTCTGACTCCGATTATGAATT AACACTTTCTGCTAATGCCCTCGCTGCCcttgaagaattcaaaaaagaggaaCAACAACACCAAGAAGTTTTCCAAAAGCTTTACGACCAAACTGATGAagatttccaaaaaaagaaaaaagaagaaggaatGAAGCTTTTCAAAGAAGATTGGCAACTCTCTCAATTTTGGTATAGTGACGAAACGGCTGCAGTTCTAGGAGATGCCCTACTAGAAGGCGCTGATGAAAATACCATTATCGCAATAGTAAGTGCCCCATCTGTTTATGCTGCTATCCAAAAGAAACCTATCAGTGAAATTCCCACCGAGCATATTTACTTGTTcgaatttgataaaagatttgaattgTTAGCTGGAAAAGaccacttttttttttacgaCTACAATAAACCACTGGAGTTCAGTGATGAAATTAGGGGCAAGGTTGATAGATTGCTGATCGATCCACCCTTTTTAAATGAAGACTGCCAAACTAAAT CTTCTGTCACTGCGAAATCTTTATTGGCTCCCAATGATAACTctgaaacaaaatatggAGTTTTAAAGCACCGTCTTATTAGCTGCACAGGTGAAAGAATGTCTGAAGTTATATCCAACGTTTATTCAGACACAAGGATCACAACTTTTCTTCCAGAGCATTCTAATGGTTTAAGTAATGAATTCAGATGTTACGCAAATTTTGAATGTCATTCATGGAAATTTGCTCCTTAA
- the SWC4 gene encoding Swc4p (similar to Saccharomyces cerevisiae SWC4 (YGR002C); ancestral locus Anc_4.137): MSSSDIFDVLNIKQKSKSPSNGVVSVPSSSAGNRAKPQVTGMQRELFNLLGENQPPVVIQSGNNFKEKMLSTSKPSPWSFVQFKANNFVTLRHWVKGSKELIGDEPKESAYSKFNEHLSIPSFTKEEYSAFMNETTQESKEDEKNPNDSVTDEKKEDSNNNWSFEETEYLFKLCKKYDLRWFLIVDRYNYNESRTLEDLKEQFYRICRNYFKASNPSNPLLSSLNFSAEKEIERKKYLQRLLSRSAAEIAEEEALVVESKKFEMAAKRTLAERESLLRLLDSPHSDQTVTQYLTSQGMSQLYNTLLADKTRKRKHDLNIPENPWMKQQQQFAQHRQLQQMSMKKSEVKENISPKKTKRQRQEMQTALKRKSESAYAEQLLKDFNSDERKALGVITHGEKLSPGVYLRSTKLSTFKPALQNKILSILQELSLPSRPVMPSCDVMEKQEELLKKINTLIDLKKHVDKFEVGMSITK; the protein is encoded by the coding sequence ATGTCATCTTCAGATATCTTTGATGTACTCAatatcaaacaaaaatctaAAAGTCCAAGTAATGGCGTGGTATCAGTACCCTCGTCCTCGGCAGGTAACCGAGCCAAGCCTCAAGTGACGGGTATGCAAAGGGAACTATTCAATTTGCTGGGAGAAAATCAACCCCCCGTTGTTATTCAATCTGGAAATAActtcaaagagaaaatgcTTTCGACGTCCAAACCATCTCCTTGGTCGTTTGTACAGTTCAAAGCTAATAATTTTGTGACCTTGCGTCATTGGGTCAAGGGTTCCAAAGAACTAATAGGAGATGAACCAAAAGAATCGGCGTATTCTAAATTTAATGAGCATTTATCTATTCCATCATTTACTAAAGAAGAGTACTCGGCTTTCATGAACGAGACAACTCAAGAAAGCaaggaagatgaaaaaaaccCAAATGACAGCGTTAcagatgaaaagaaggaagatagtaataataactgGTCATTTGAAGAGACAGAATATTTGTTCAAACTTTGCAAAAAGTATGATTTACGTTGGTTCCTGATCGTTGACAGGTATAACTATAATGAATCAAGAACACTTGAAGATCTCAAAGAACAATTTTACCGTATCTGTAGGAATTACTTCAAGGCAAGTAATCCCAGCAATCCACTTCTatcttctttaaatttCTCCGCTGAGAAAGAGATAGAGAGGAAGAAATATTTACAGCGGCTCCTTTCTCGCTCTGCAGCTGAAATTGCTGAAGAGGAAGCACTGGTAGTCGagtcaaaaaaatttgaaatggCTGCGAAGAGAACGTTAGCAGAAAGAGAATCACTGCTCAGGCTATTAGATTCCCCACATTCGGACCAGACAGTTACTCAATACCTTACATCTCAGGGAATGTCACAGTTATATAATACACTTCTAGCAGACAAAACTAGAAAGCGTAAGCACGATTTGAACATCCCTGAAAATCCCTGGATgaagcaacaacagcagttTGCTCAACATAGACAACTTCAACAAATGAGTATGAAAAAATCCGAAGTCAAGGAAAATATCTCTCctaagaaaacaaaaagacaAAGGCAAGAGATGCAAACGGCgctcaaaagaaagtctGAAAGTGCATACGCTGAACAATTATTGAAGGATTTTAATTCTGACGAAAGGAAGGCCCTGGGTGTGATCACGCATGGCGAAAAGCTATCGCCCGGTGTGTACTTAAGATCAACAAAATTATCAACGTTTAAGCCTGCGttacaaaataaaattctttCCATCCTTCAAGAGCTTTCTTTACCTTCTCGCCCTGTGATGCCTTCATGTGACGTAATGGAAAAGCAAgaagaacttttgaaaaaaatcaataccCTTATCGACTTAAAAAAACATGTCGACAAATTCGAGGTTGGCATGTCTATTACCAAATGA